The sequence TACATGTATATATACACGCAAACACATATATACTCATCACATGGGGTGCTTCCTTTCTTAGCTCTTTGATATGATAATGATTATTAATCGTCAATCTTCACGATGGAGCTTTTTATAAACGCGTCTAAACCGTGCGATCAAGTGGGTCTCGATCTTAACATGGACGCCTAAGCTTGCCTTAATTTTGCCCCCCTAAAGTATAGACAATATTCTCAAATATGATGTTCATGTGACCGACAGCTGAGTTGTGTATGTCTCTAACTTCATGAATGTGATGAGAAACAAATCCCTAGATATTGTCCCTCTCCTTATTATCATACCATCTATAAAATACCTTCATCAGTAACCATCAACCATTTCTAACAACAGCTACTATTCCATTTTGGAAAGAAATATAGAAAGACTTGCCGGAATCTAACATACATTAATATCAAATTCTAAATCAATCAAAAAAGTTTGCTCAAGATCATAGAAGGATTGTTGAGAAATGGAAACCGCGGTGAAATATGAGAATGAACTCGTTAACCTTGAGGCCACAGAGCTAAGATTAGGCTTACCTGGAATTGATCAGCCTGATGAGAAACTAAAGTTGTCTTCCAGAACCAACAACAAAAGAACTGTGGCCGAGAGagacgaagacgaagaagaatgtGGATCCAAAAGCAACTGTTCAGATGTTTCTGATGCTAGAGATAGCGACCGGTTAGTCGCGCCACCTGCCAAGTAAGTCATCACAAATTTATTCAGAGGTTAATCAAATTTAATCACTATAACTATATATTTATATGGTTTTGATATACTATAGCTGGTTAATATAATATATCATCAATCATTGACTAACGGGTCTGGACATGATCATTGCAGGCAACAGGTAGTTGGATGGCCACCAGTTAGATCTTACAGGAAAAACTATCTGCAACCGAAGAAGAACATCGAAGGAGAGAATTCAGGAATTTATGTGAAAGTTAGTATGGATGGAGCTCCTTACCTTAGAAAGATTGATCTTAAAGTTTATGAGGGATATCAAGAACTTCTCAAGGCATTGGAGAATATGTTCAAATTCAATATGGGTCATTATTTTGAGAGTCAAGGTTACAATGGTTCAGAATTTGTACCTACTTATGAAGACAAAGATGGTGACTGGATGCTGGTTGGAGATGTCCCATGGGAGTAAGTTCTCATTCTCCAGAATTCTCTCCATTCCCTGATCTCTGTTTTCATATACCTATCACTTATCTGACATGGGTCATCTTTGTTCTTACAGAATGTTCATCTCATCGTGCAAAAAGTTGAGAATCATGAGAGGATCAGAAGCTAGAGGTTTGGGTTCACGTGCGTAGAACGGAAGTAATAATCAAGAAGCTAACTAATCAAGAATCTCAGTACATCAAACAGAGATTTAGAGACAAAGGAGTTGCGTCTTACGTGCATGAGCAGAAAAACATTTCTCATGCAGCTGCTTGGGTTCTCCTAGAAGAAACAGAGCAAGAGCTGAATATCTCTTTCCCATATCACCTGTTAAGATGGCTTCAATAGCTCTTAACAGCTAGACAAAAGGAGGAAAAGAAATCGTCCAATCACACATCTTGATCTAGTTTACGATTCATTCTACATATTGTCATTAGAACCAAGATCCATGGCAGCGAGCTTAAGATAAGCTAGCCTTTGTGATGTACTTAATTATTTTCGTGCAATATTATCCCTATCAAACAGAAACTACATAAATAGAGATAGAGATAAAGAATATCCTCCTGATCCCATCAGAATTGTACATATGATGATATAAACAATATATCCAAATATTTGTCCACATTTTGCGCATATGTTCATGGATTAGAACATTATATTCTTCTGTTACTCTTGCAAATGCATGACATGCATTCCAAAGCGGGTGCATTTGATTAACACTCTACCATACAGAAGATATCTAAGGAAAAACTGTAACTACTATCCTTCAATGGTCGGAAAATTATTACCTGTGTGATCATCTGATATCAGATAAGATGGGAAATGTAAATAGAAAATCAAATTAATAAATGTGGCATCACCTTCATGGGCAGCACATGTGTATGTCATAACTATCTGCTGTAATGCAGACACAAGTTGATGGGGCAATTTATTTTAGATCCAAGCTGATCCACACCACGATCAGACTTATTCCTTCAGTTTGGTCCATACTTACCACATGAACATATCCCTTAAAAGTTGATGCAGACCTGGTGGGATATCCACTGGCTCAGTATTTTACCATATCCTGCAGTAAAACTCATCATGTAGACAAATTACTGTTTTTACATTTATACATTAATGCATGAGAAAATGAAAATAGGGatcagattcaaagaatcatagtAGACTGAAAAAGCAAATGCAACTCACTCACTCTCTGAAATTTCTATATATGTTTCCGATCTCAATATGCTACATGTCAAGCAAAGAAACGGTAGTGGAAAGCCGCACCCGTTGCTGATTCTGTATACTTATTCCACTGCTAGTGATTATGTAAATCTGCGTAGGTGTCAACATTAGAAACGATTAATATTAGTAAGTAAAGAAGCGATATTAGTCTTCTACGGGATAGGTTATCACTAACTAATGGGTGAAGAGGGACACAATTGTGAATTAAACATGAACCAAAATAATTTGTAAAACGATTTTTAACTGTTAAACTGAATGGAAAGTAAGTTTCAAAGGTAAAACTGCTTAAAAAGCCTTACTAGGAGACTTTTGACTGTCCATGTAGTAAACTAGTGAAGGTTTGTCCAAGTTCCTGTTATTAAAAGAAAGAACATCCTCACATGTTATGTGTATGATGTACAGTTACTTATTTCTGCAGTTGGTTCATGTACCTCTTTTGTAGTTAAAAGTCTTTGCTCCATCATGCAATGTCTAAGACTGCAATTAACCCCAGTTCATATAAAGTAGAAAAGAACATATGTTAGACATAACGCATTTTCAGATTTACAAGTACCACGATTCTTGAAATTTTTAGCTATGTTGGATGGACTTGTACTTCATCTATTGTTGTTCTCCAATCTTTAATATGTTCAATAATGTTTTGGTTTGCTATAACACATACATTAACTATATAAACGGAAACGACCATCATGACGTAAACTACATTCTTATATCTATCATTTAATCACAAACAATAAATGCTTTTTAAGAACTGGCCACCTAACTTTTAAAAACTTATAAGAGTAACTTTCTTACATAAACAATTTGGGAACGGCATCAACCAACTATCACGTCTGCTTATTGTCCCAAAGTTTTTAAATAGATAAGATGGGAATATCGAAGGTGCAAGCCGCTAATACATTTCTCATGTCTTGTACAATCTGAAGCATCATCTCTGCAATATTATAATTTACACCCACTTGACCAGACAGTTGACAAATGGTTTTTAGAACTAGGCTATGGATTTGCAGAAACAGAATTAATGGTTTGAAGCATAGGAATCTATCCCCTTTGCATAATGGTGTATTTTAATAGGTTCATAAAAGCTACAACCATTGACTGTACCACATGGAAGAAGGTTATTCTCCTCTGCTCACAATTGGCTCTGTGGAACAGTATCTTAACTTAATCTTGTTAGTTTTATCAAGATATAGAGATTTGATTGAAaactattaaaataaaataagatatgcCATACCGGAAAATAGATCCCCGGGTGAGAGCTTTTTTGTTAGACAATCACTATAATGGCTGAACTTCTTCTTGCTAACTTGCAAAAAATTGAAACTTCATAGTTCTCCGGTTTATTTTTGCTACCAGCCTAAGTGCCTAACAGATACAAACTTGTTACATACAATTCGTTCTATCTAAATGGTAGTAAGTTTTAAAGCACTACATAAATATGCAATTCAATTGTCAGAAAATCTGGTTCAAAAAGCCAGCATTACAAGATGGCCGTCTTGACACAAAAAAGCTAGCATTACAAGAAGTCCATCTTGATACTAAGCAATTTAAGTGGTTCAGCATTGCATTGACGAGGTATATTGCAGTTCATTATTGTTAGAGCTTAGAACAACAATTACAAGGCGGGCTCATTGAAACAGTTCTAAGAGTCCAAAGTATCACTAAGTATATGCTGTGTGACATATGCAGCACTGTTTTATAGTTTACAGAATGACCTCTCATATTTATTTAGATGTTCTATGGCTTATCCCACTGAGTATTATGGATAGGGCAGAAGAAACACAGAGACGCTAAGTATATGCCAAACTGTTTTCAAAAATTCAACTACCAAGTTAACAGTTCCACATTGAAGATTATTGATTGATCAACTAGATAGAAAATAACAGTATCAAAGGAACATGAACATTGTTAAAACATAAATAATCTTATTATATAAGTTTTGTTGGACCTGCGTGAAGAAGGCAGTTCTGCCGCTTGACATGATTAAGTAGAACACCTGTTGACAGTAAGAAGTACAAAATTATCTCTGAATCCCACATATGACTACTAGAAGACCAGTTATTAAGACTAAGAATGTTTTGGTTTCTTGACCACCTACAAAAACAGATAAATAATATCAAGCATGGCAATTTACACTAAGTGGGATGGAAGGAAACTATTTAACTGACATAGAAAATTCAACTCGCCCAGCCTATATATTGAAATGGAAATCTTTACAACTGTTTAAGTGGGCCTACATATGGATGGTTTTGTTTCAGAGTTCATGAAAGGTAAATGATGCAATAGATGATACAAAGAAATAACAGGAATTCTGAGATCCATCGGAATTTTCTGATCTCCATTGTATAATCTCCCGTCAGCGTCACATCTTCTCAAACTAAATGAAATGATGAATGATTTTAAAACTAAATGTGACAAATTCATGAACCTCAAGCTGCAACTAAATCCAATTAGAACCTCTGTTCTTTCTACCTCTTGCGAAATGATCCCACCTTCCAGCAGAAGCATAAAGGTTTGACAGAATAACATAATTACTAGTATAATCTGGTTTAATCTCAAATAACCATGTGGCTGCTATTTCAGCCAACTCCGTATTATTGAAAATAATACAAGCTGCAGGCAAAGAACTCCAGACACTCTGAGTGGTTTCTACACTGatatattttctacgatttgtcAACACATCGGCACGTCAATAAGATCAACCTTACAAGCACAATGCCTTTCTAAAGGCTGAAGTCTAACTACTTCAGTCATTCGTTTAAGAAACCTATTTCCCCATTCACATGACCTCCATGGTTACGAACGGTCAAGACCGCAAGAAAAGTTACTCGACCAGGTTTAATATTTTCTTCCAGAATTTTGCCAAAAATGCGGAATTGCATCCTTTGCCATTTCATGATTTACAAAAGTCAAGATCATAGTGCTATAACAGGACAAGTTTTTCCTATTAGATTTTTGCAATAGTTGTAACGAACTATTGCAGAAATATGTAACGAACTAGTGACTAATTGGACAAGTGTTTCTGTCCCACATATCCATAAGAGAATTTCTTCTACTCTGGGTAAGATTCTTAATTGTGAGCAAGCTAAGATGATACCCCAAATAAGGATCTCAGTTGCCTAAACTCTCAGCTCTTTGAACTGTTCGCGAAGCACCAAGGCTTAATGAGGTTGTCCACTCTTCCCATGATTATAATTTTGGTTGAGGAATTCTGTCAAACATCTGTTTGGCATAGTACACGGAGAATATATttgaaagaagaagattggatggATCAAAAGATTAGCATGGAGACGGTTTAGTATGAGGCTCTGACAGCTCTCGAGAAGTTTTAGTGCGACATAATGACTCGTCTCGTACCAAAAATGAAAGATGGTGCAGTTTATTGATTTGAGACTTTTGTAGTGTGGAGATGGTGCGTTAATGTTGTTTTTGAAGGAGATAGATTCGTGCTTGTTGGAGCATGAAGCCTTCGGATGATGCCTCTAATCTCTCAAAGCAATCACCATTCATAGAGGATATGGGTTTGGCGAAAAAGGGAGATATCGAGTCTAACGTTGTATATCAAATGCAATGCGGTGTGCTGCGCCTTAGCGGTGATCAAAGGACCCAACTATTTATCTAGCTTTGAAAAAACTTCCATTTTGTTACCTCCCCAACTATTTATCTAGCTTTGAAAAAACTTCCATTTTGTTACCTCCCTGCATACCTAAGCTGCTCAGCAGTCGCCCCATACTTGATGAACCCGCAGATCTGAATTCAAACCTAGCTTGTACCGAAAATTTGGTGGTCTCCTTTGAGTAAGTCCCTGATGAGTAAAAACTCAGATTCAAGCGAGGGCAGCTATATTAACATGATAAAATGGTACACATGTAAATTTCTTTGGCGATTCTTCATCAATCAATTTTATTCTAAAAAAATGTTTTTCCTTGTGTGTAATTTTTCATAAATTATCTGTATAACAGAGGTAGAGATGTTTTTAAGTAGTCACTAGTGCATAACTGCATGCTATGATCAAGACAGTGAGCTGAAACTATTTAACTCTCTATACATGTATGAATTCCATACAACTCTCCTACGCAAAATTAAGGAGCAACCCAAGGTAGACACCCCAATCGTCAGAAAATGAATTGATAATTTTTCCAGGGCACATAGGGGGTATATTTTGGGTTCTGTTTCACAGACAACCTACTTGCAGAGCTGGTCTATCATTCATCCCTGCACCCCAACCACAAAAAGACGATAGGGTGTTGGGAGGCCACATGTGAGGTTGAAACCATATCATACATCCATCTCTTTTACTGACTTTCTCAACTAGAAGGAGGCACATCGCCTTCATTTTTGGGATGGCCCAGATGGGTCGCTTCTGAGCTGGTAGGACTAAGATCCTGTATGTCACCGAGGTCATTCTTCTCGGTTCGAGGTATGGATTTGGAGTTAGAAATAACCATCACAGAATTACTCTGCACCAAAGTAACCTCTTGTTGATTTGTTTGGTCAGCTTTGTGAGTTATATCTGTTTCAGCTAGATATGATATACCTAACTTCTGTCCATGAGTTAGTCCAGGGCAGAGACCCTgcggaaacaaaagaaaacattcAACGCATATAATAAAGCGCCAGTTCATAGAAATGTTGCATAGGACACCCGACTGGCATACCTTAATCAACCCCGATCTGGAACCAGATCCATGGAATGTGCGCTCAGAAGAAAAACTAGTTGGACCCCAACTTAAGTGGAGCTTTGACCCATTACTTTCTTGAGAAGCATCATCTGAGGCATTGAAAGGTGATTTACGCCTTGCACCATTACCTCTGCAGAATGCACCTAAATAAGAACAATGTTCATTTACCAGGGAAATTTCTGGGGTCGCAGGAAATAAGTGGCCTTCTGTGCTAAAAATGTACCTGCAGGAAGCGAAGACTAATATCAAACAAGAAAACCATGATGGACTTTTTCTCTGAGTTACTACTTATTACTTGATGAAATCAATCTAGTGAAACTTTGTCAATTGTTGAAAACTAGTGTGTTCAGCAGGAAAACGACAAACTCGAATTATGGAATTCAAAGAGTCCACTCCACACCAACAATTGAACTAATAccacttaaaaaaaaaagttccttCTGTACACCGCTTTTGACAAGAAGACCTAAACTGCTACAACTGACTGACCCATGACCTCATGTGAGAAAACACCAAATAAATTAGTCTAGAGTCTAGACTCCATTGGATACATTTCCACTTACTTGTATGGCCCATTCTCGACAAGGTTGTCGGGTCCCGCAGCTAAGTCAAAAAGAAGCCACAAATATTTTACCTGTAAGGAGATTCATGATGCACGTAAATAAGAAACAGGAGCAAACATAATGAAACAGGAAAAAAATctaaatataaataaaaataaaaatataatgcaaGGAGGACTGGTAGGCTCTTCAGCATTCCAGCATACTCATAAAAGGTAGTTACTCGGCACTGATGGTTCCTTAGTCACCAAATTGAGCAAACATGATCACTTAATTTACAGATATAGTTTGATCGTTAAACAGCCTTTGGTCTTGGATAGTCCCAAACAACTAAATCATCTAGGACCATTTTGCCTCATCTACACCATTGCCAGATGGTTGTACTACCAAGAGCTGGGTCAAGCGAGCATCGCCATATTGCCAAAATTAAGGTCAGTTATATTCAAGTGATTTTACAAATCCATCTGACTCATGGTATTCTTTTTCTGGCACACTCCACCACTGTTAACCAACCAATGTTACAAATAAAAATTAGATGTTTAGATTTATATAGGCAAAACAACATTTGTCTTTGGAGCAGGAAATTAGTCAGGCAGGGTGGCCCCAGGTGGTGCTGTGAATGTGCAACCcaattccataaaaaaaaaaaacttcgctGATACAAGAAAACAGACTAAAAAACACATTTTTAACTGCTAGTCATGGTCCTTACTGTTTCTGCGAGAAAGAAGCTTTCCATGTGGTCCTCTTGTACGTGGGACTCCACGTCTGATATATGGCAATACCCACACGCACACTTCGCTCCATATTGAAGGCTGGCAACCATATCACGCCCAGCATCAAGATACCTACAATGAACAACCAGATAAGCAGCAAAGTTAGGGATTTTCCCCTTTATTTTCTTAGGCCTTTTATTCATAACCAGATAGCTACTATGAAATTTACATGGTTGGCTTCTGTTCATTTTTCACTTTATTTTCTTAAGCCTTTTATTCATAACCAGACAGCTACCATGAAatttacatttatttatttttgaagcaaaAATTTACATGGTTGGCTTCTATTCAATATGGAAATAAACTTTATTTTGATGGCCAAACGATTCAGAATTCGACCGCGCAAAATGCACAAACTTTTGCAGCCCTCTGGTACACAATAGGCTTTTCAGTTTTCACCTTCTCCTGAAGGAATGGAAAAACACTAAATCTGCAAGACCTAGATAAAAGAAAGTGCGCAACCCCTATAAATTCTATAGATTTTTATGTATTTTAGTAGCAAGATTTCCATAATGATGTTCCTTATTTCAAGAAACTTCTAACTAAATCATTTGTTAGAAAAACCTTCTAAACCTTCAAAGCACCACCAAACTTCGGAGTAAAACTAACAGTAAATCAAAATGAGACCTGACCTTGGATCTCTGGTCGCTTTGTACAGCCAATATGTGCTTTCGATTAACTCCGGACGAAGGGGGTAACTCTTTTGACCATACTGTGCAATTCAAAGACTCCAAGTCATATAGCAAAGAGAAATCCACACATATTACTATAGCGGAGTATTCTTTCATAAGTCTCTAGTTGCCTACAAAAGAAGAAACAGTAATTTACATGAATCGCAAAAGTTGAATTCTTGAGTGTTAAATGAACACACCTGGACAGTGAATGTAGCAAGATTAAATCCTTCTGGAGTGAAGCCGTATTTTTTCCAGACACTAAAAAACGCAGCGTGCGTTCTAATCGCAGGGTCAATATCGCCAGCCAAAACCTTGCAAAGAAGAATATATTAAACTTCCCACGAATTAACTCCTCCAGGgattaaaagaaataataaaGTACCTGAAGTCCTGGCCAGAATGCTTGCAGACTATTAAACAGTGGCCAGACAAGTTGAGCGGAGTTCATATTCACCTCTACGTACCTACAGATGTCTTAAAAGTACAATTTTCAAATGCATCAAGGTAACCTAACAAATGCTGGAATCATAAAGCCACAGGCAGATAACCGAATCTTACCAAGGATCGTTGTAGAGATAGTGCATTGCTGCCCTATAAGCTTCTTGGAACATAAATAGATATTCCTCGTCTCCAAATAATATGTAGGCCTGAAGAACAAGATGCCAACAAAAGAGACCCTGGTTATGAAAAAATCCTACAATATGTGCCTGTCTCAACTGACAACCATGTAGCCTTTATCTAAAAGCTGAAAGACAAACAGTAATTGGAATCTAAACCAGGAGAATTTACTTTCTACAATTGATTCCCTAATAAATCCAACTAGTGGAGATTTTGTCCAATATTGAGATAACTAGAACTTGCCTTCAGAAGATACTCGTAAAAGGAGTCGATACTTGTTCCTATTCCAGCGTCCTGCAAAGCAATTAAACATGGGAATATAACAAGATATAAATTTGTCATGTCAATAAGAGACTAACAAGTAAAAGGACAATCACATGAATTAACTCGTGAAGAAAAGAGAACTTAATGATGTCACAAATAAACTGAATATGACCATAATGTAACCAAGTCATTACATGAATCAAGAATAGTTACCTTAAGTACAAGTATGACTTTTCTGATGGTACTTAAGCTACAATAGCTAATGGATTTTGCACTAAAAGTTGAATGTTACTAAATTAAACTGATCGATGGTCCATACTTAGCACAGTTGTTGAAACTTAGAGTACAGTGCATCTTAAGCGACAGATATCATTCATCTAAGGAACAACGTCTTGTTAACAAAAACTGGAatttcatttttgcttcaatttaaAATGTTCAAATATAATGGAAATATAAGAGCAAATAAAATCTTTACTTTTGTCTCGGTCAAAGTTGTAGGCACTGGGCGGTGCCGATTCATCATAGATATTATAACTATTCATGTCAAAAATAAAACAGGGTTGCAATTATTTGTTCTCGACCTACGAAAGACAAAGAGCCCCTCTGTCCAGCTCACAGAAAATACTTTAGACAATCTTCAACATAAGAAACAATGGAGATAACAGGAGTTACCTTCTGTGTCCATTCACCTGTGAAAACGTTAATATGAGCGCCAACAAGGTCAAGTTTTGATCGGCGCGACCATAATCCCCGCACTGCATTCTTCGTAACTTGCTCATAAACTGCagacaatcaaaacaaaatcatacACGACTGTTACAGGAATCAGGTATaaaagagtaaaaaaaaaaacaaataatcacAAGAAACAGAATTTAAACTTGCCATTTAATAAGACATACCATGATTGCTATAAAAACTTAACAAGAATCAACTCAAGTTACCCAGCATTCAAGCATGTATTTGTTTCCGAAATACAACAACAGGTCGCAATTACCTGGATTGTTTGTCAAGCGACTTAGCACCCCAAATTCTAAAGTCAGAGTACCTCCACCAGCTGTTGAAGTTATCTACATACAAAAAACTGAGATGATTTAGGTTCATTGAGAAGTCATGATGATGATTATTTGGTTTTTCATACAATCCAGATGACTTTCACTAAAATCAATGAGTATGATTAGGTTCTCAACTAAATGCAGATCAGTATGTTCTATAGGCCAAATCCGTGGAAGGTCCCCTAAGGCTAATGAAATATCTAATATTTATGAGGGTCAAAAGAAACATAGAGACCTTGCCTTGCTTTCATCATCATCAACCCCATGCAATAAATTGACAGATCCAAATGGGATTCCTGCAGTAAAACATATGTTACCAATAAAATTACATTTAATCTACCACACCACAGTTACAAGAACAATCTGATGAGACATAATGTTGTAGAAAACATTGGCAAGATACACAATGTTAACTAACAAGATCCACATTATCGAAACCACAAAGTCAGGTAACCCAAGAGTATTCATTTTAAGTACAgctataaaaactaaaaagagcCATATTCAACATGGTACACGGCAAAAGATGACAAGATTAACTAAATTTCCAGGCAAATCACTCTGTTCCCACAGAGGAAAAACAAGTTCTA is a genomic window of Papaver somniferum cultivar HN1 unplaced genomic scaffold, ASM357369v1 unplaced-scaffold_148, whole genome shotgun sequence containing:
- the LOC113335483 gene encoding auxin-induced protein 22D-like encodes the protein METAVKYENELVNLEATELRLGLPGIDQPDEKLKLSSRTNNKRTVAERDEDEEECGSKSNCSDVSDARDSDRLVAPPAKQQVVGWPPVRSYRKNYLQPKKNIEGENSGIYVKVSMDGAPYLRKIDLKVYEGYQELLKALENMFKFNMGHYFESQGYNGSEFVPTYEDKDGDWMLVGDVPWEMFISSCKKLRIMRGSEARGLGSRA
- the LOC113335486 gene encoding alpha-mannosidase I MNS4-like, whose product is MKPTPPNLLTFHFILIVLSFFIHKSLAVGVDRDEAKQLRDELRGMFYHAFNGYMDHAFPLDELRPLTCKGEDSLGGYALTLIDSLDTLALLGDRERFSASVEWIGKNLRFDINKTVSLFETTIRILGGLLSAHLIASDYATGMRVPSYNDELLHLSEDLAQRLLPAFDTPTGIPFGSVNLLHGVDDDESKITSTAGGGTLTLEFGVLSRLTNNPVYEQVTKNAVRGLWSRRSKLDLVGAHINVFTGEWTQKDAGIGTSIDSFYEYLLKAYILFGDEEYLFMFQEAYRAAMHYLYNDPWYVEVNMNSAQLVWPLFNSLQAFWPGLQVLAGDIDPAIRTHAAFFSVWKKYGFTPEGFNLATFTVQYGQKSYPLRPELIESTYWLYKATRDPRYLDAGRDMVASLQYGAKCACGYCHISDVESHVQEDHMESFFLAETVKYLWLLFDLAAGPDNLVENGPYKYIFSTEGHLFPATPEISLVNEHCSYLGAFCRGNGARRKSPFNASDDASQESNGSKLHLSWGPTSFSSERTFHGSGSRSGLIKGLCPGLTHGQKLGISYLAETDITHKADQTNQQEVTLVQSNSVMVISNSKSIPRTEKNDLGDIQDLSPTSSEATHLGHPKNEGDVPPSS